A genomic region of Prionailurus bengalensis isolate Pbe53 chromosome D1, Fcat_Pben_1.1_paternal_pri, whole genome shotgun sequence contains the following coding sequences:
- the INS gene encoding insulin → MALWTRLLPLLALLCLWTPAPTRAFVNQHLCGSHLVEALYLVCGERGFFYTPKARREAEDLQGKDAELGEAPGAGGLQPSALEAPLQKRGIVEQCCASVCSLYQLEHYCN, encoded by the exons ATGGCCCTGTGGACGCGCCTCCTGCCCCTGCTGGCGCTGCTGTGCCTCTGGACCCCTGCCCCGACCCGAGCCTTCGTCAACCAGCACCTGTGCGGCTCCCACCTGGTGGAGGCGCTGTACCTGGTGTGCGGGGAGCGTGGCTTCTTCTACACGCCCAAGGCCCGCCGGGAGGCGGAGGACCTTCAGG GGAAGGACGCGGAGCTGGGGGAGGCGCCTGGCGCCGGCGGCCTGCAGCCCTCGGCCCTGGAGGCGCCCCTGCAGAAGCGGGGCATCGTGGAGCAATGCTGTGCCAGCGTCTGCTCGCTGTACCAGCTGGAGCATTACTGCAACTAG
- the IGF2 gene encoding insulin-like growth factor II isoform X1, translating into MVSPDPQIIVVAPGAEPESTQLQRTEDGGTILRIFWVGPKGELLRRTPVSSVMQMPMGVPMGKSMLVLLTFLALASCCFAAYRPSETLCGGELVDTLQFVCGDRGFYFRLPGRPASRVNRRSSRGIVEECCFRSCDLALLETYCAAPAKSERDVSTPPTVLPDNFPRYPVGKFFQYDSWKQSAQRLRRGLPALLRARRGRMLAKELEAFREAKRHRPLIALPTHDPAAHGGASPEASANRK; encoded by the exons ATGGTTTCCCCAGATCCCCAAATTATCGTGGTGGCCCCCGGGGCCGAACCCGAGTCTACGCAACTCCAACGCACTGAGGACGGGGGAACCATTCTCCGGATATTTTGGGTGGGCCCCAAAGGCGAGCTGCTTAGACGAACCCCGGTGAGCTCGGTCATGCAG ATGCCGATGGGGGTCCCAATGGGGAAGTCGATGCTGGTGTTGCTCACCTTCTTGGCCTTGGCCTCGTGCTGCTTTGCTGCTTACCGCCCCAGTGAGACCCTGTGCGGCGGGGAGCTGGTGGACACCCTCCAGTTTGTCTGTGGGGACCGCGGCTTTTACTTCA GACTTCCAGGCAGGCCGGCGAGCCGCGTGAACCGCCGCAGCAGCCGTGGCATCGTGGAAGAGTGTTGCTTCCGCAGCTGTGACCTGGCCCTTCTGGAGACCTACTGCGCCGCCCCCGCCAAGTCCGAGAGGGACGTGTCGACCCCTCCGACCGTGCTTCCG gaCAACTTCCCCAGATACCCCGTGGGCAAGTTCTTCCAATATGACAGCTGGAAGCAATCGGCCCAGCGCCTGCGCAGGGGCCTGCCTGCCCTCCTGCGCGCCCGCCGGGGTCGCATGCTCGCCAAGGAGCTCGAGGCGTTCAGAGAGGCCAAGCGTCACCGTCCCCTGATCGCCCTGCCCACCCACGACCCCGCCGCCCACGGGGGCGCCTCTCCGGAGGCGTCCGCCAATCGGAAGTGA
- the IGF2 gene encoding insulin-like growth factor II isoform X2, with translation MVSPDPQIIVVAPGAEPESTQLQRTEDGGTILRIFWVGPKGELLRRTPVSSVMQMPMGVPMGKSMLVLLTFLALASCCFAAYRPSETLCGGELVDTLQFVCGDRGFYFSRPASRVNRRSSRGIVEECCFRSCDLALLETYCAAPAKSERDVSTPPTVLPDNFPRYPVGKFFQYDSWKQSAQRLRRGLPALLRARRGRMLAKELEAFREAKRHRPLIALPTHDPAAHGGASPEASANRK, from the exons ATGGTTTCCCCAGATCCCCAAATTATCGTGGTGGCCCCCGGGGCCGAACCCGAGTCTACGCAACTCCAACGCACTGAGGACGGGGGAACCATTCTCCGGATATTTTGGGTGGGCCCCAAAGGCGAGCTGCTTAGACGAACCCCGGTGAGCTCGGTCATGCAG ATGCCGATGGGGGTCCCAATGGGGAAGTCGATGCTGGTGTTGCTCACCTTCTTGGCCTTGGCCTCGTGCTGCTTTGCTGCTTACCGCCCCAGTGAGACCCTGTGCGGCGGGGAGCTGGTGGACACCCTCCAGTTTGTCTGTGGGGACCGCGGCTTTTACTTCA GCAGGCCGGCGAGCCGCGTGAACCGCCGCAGCAGCCGTGGCATCGTGGAAGAGTGTTGCTTCCGCAGCTGTGACCTGGCCCTTCTGGAGACCTACTGCGCCGCCCCCGCCAAGTCCGAGAGGGACGTGTCGACCCCTCCGACCGTGCTTCCG gaCAACTTCCCCAGATACCCCGTGGGCAAGTTCTTCCAATATGACAGCTGGAAGCAATCGGCCCAGCGCCTGCGCAGGGGCCTGCCTGCCCTCCTGCGCGCCCGCCGGGGTCGCATGCTCGCCAAGGAGCTCGAGGCGTTCAGAGAGGCCAAGCGTCACCGTCCCCTGATCGCCCTGCCCACCCACGACCCCGCCGCCCACGGGGGCGCCTCTCCGGAGGCGTCCGCCAATCGGAAGTGA
- the IGF2 gene encoding insulin-like growth factor II isoform X3, producing the protein MPMGVPMGKSMLVLLTFLALASCCFAAYRPSETLCGGELVDTLQFVCGDRGFYFRLPGRPASRVNRRSSRGIVEECCFRSCDLALLETYCAAPAKSERDVSTPPTVLPDNFPRYPVGKFFQYDSWKQSAQRLRRGLPALLRARRGRMLAKELEAFREAKRHRPLIALPTHDPAAHGGASPEASANRK; encoded by the exons ATGCCGATGGGGGTCCCAATGGGGAAGTCGATGCTGGTGTTGCTCACCTTCTTGGCCTTGGCCTCGTGCTGCTTTGCTGCTTACCGCCCCAGTGAGACCCTGTGCGGCGGGGAGCTGGTGGACACCCTCCAGTTTGTCTGTGGGGACCGCGGCTTTTACTTCA GACTTCCAGGCAGGCCGGCGAGCCGCGTGAACCGCCGCAGCAGCCGTGGCATCGTGGAAGAGTGTTGCTTCCGCAGCTGTGACCTGGCCCTTCTGGAGACCTACTGCGCCGCCCCCGCCAAGTCCGAGAGGGACGTGTCGACCCCTCCGACCGTGCTTCCG gaCAACTTCCCCAGATACCCCGTGGGCAAGTTCTTCCAATATGACAGCTGGAAGCAATCGGCCCAGCGCCTGCGCAGGGGCCTGCCTGCCCTCCTGCGCGCCCGCCGGGGTCGCATGCTCGCCAAGGAGCTCGAGGCGTTCAGAGAGGCCAAGCGTCACCGTCCCCTGATCGCCCTGCCCACCCACGACCCCGCCGCCCACGGGGGCGCCTCTCCGGAGGCGTCCGCCAATCGGAAGTGA